The following is a genomic window from Aphelocoma coerulescens isolate FSJ_1873_10779 chromosome 5, UR_Acoe_1.0, whole genome shotgun sequence.
TCCCTGGAAAGGGGGATCCATCTGGGGTGGTTCCCATCCCGCCAACACCCCTGTTCCCATTGGAAAACGGGGCCAGTgtgagggaaaagggagaaatccTCAGCAGCTCCGGCTGGGATTTACCTGCTCAGGTAGACAGAGAAGAGATGCCTATCCACGAGGTTTTCTATCATCATGTTGTCGAAGACAGGGGTGGCTCCAGAGGAGGCGATGCTCGGGAATGCCAATCCCAGGATGCCGTCGAAAGGGGTGTAGTAGAAGAAATCCCCCGGCTCCGTCTCAGCCAGCCCAAATATCTGGTTGCGGACATTGATCCCGGCgacctgggagaagggagacaggTGTGGATTGGGCACGATCCCATGGGATCCCACGGGATGAGGGGGCTGGAGCGCGTGGTATACGTTGACGGTGTCGTATCCCAGGACTCCGGTCATGCTTCCCGTGCCGTAGGCGATGAACAGGGTGTCGTTGGTGCTGAGGAACGTGGAGGATTGCGCGGGATTGAAGCGGTTGTGATTGCCTGtgggggtgggaaggagggggatTGCCTGATGTCCCTTGGGAAAAGACTGGGCAGAGCCATCCAAGGCTCCCAAAGGACACATTCCAGCCTTATTCCAGACACCTACggcaggctgggctggagcagaaGACTGAGGGAACCCAGAGGTTAGAGGAACCGGTGTCGAAGACCACAGTGAATTCCTGGGGTGGGGTCCCGATGGAGATGGTGCCGAAGTACTCATCCTGTTGGAATGGGGTTGGGAAGGGGTCAGTGCGattgggaaggggaaaggagaatGAATAACGGGCCAATGGGATGAGTTaaagggatggggaagggaccAGTGGGATGGATAATGggccagtgggatggggaaggagcCAGCAGCCCCCCGTGCTCCCTGATCCCAGCTCCTAATCCCAGCCCCTCACATCCATGTAGTTCTCCAGGGGCTCCACGGCAATGCCCGGGAAATACTTGGCAGCCAGGTTGTAGGGATGCTGCTCCAGGTAACTCTCCAGcaagccctgctcctgcagcctctgccgCAGTGACTTCATCCTCTTCAGCGGCACCCTGCGGACAGAGACCGGGATGTATCACCAGGATGCATCACTGGGATCGTCCCGCATCCCACATCCctgttttggggacccccccggggctCACCTGGTCTGGATGCCCTGGGCCAGGCCCACCAGGgcaaggagcaggagcagcttcaTGGTGGGAGCTCACGGAAAATGTGCCTCCAATCCCGGTCCTGCTCCTTATATCCCAGCTCCGGTGTTTGGCCGGAGGCCCCGATAAGAAAGGCAAACTGCTGCTGGGATGGTTATCAAAATGTCCTTAAGGAAGGCAGGGGGAATGTCAAGCCAGGGGATCTCCGTATTCCTGGGGGGAATTCAGGCCATGGGGATGTTGGGATGGGCAGGAAGCACTCCCGGTTATTCTGTGGGAGCTGGTGGGAATGCAGGGTTGTTTGTCCCCTGAACCCTCTAATTCCTTGCTGGAGGGTTTGAGCCGGACTCTTCCAGgaatgaggcagccacagcttccgtgggaaatccattcccaggaatgcctcaccaccttcacagggaagaattccttcccaatatcccatctaaccctgtccTCTGGTAgtaggaagccattcccccttgtcctgtcactccaggtccttttccaaaggccctctccagctctcctggagctccttaaagcactggaagaggctccaAGGTCTCTCCAGATCCTTCTCTTGCCAAGGCTCCATGAAGGATTTTCAGGCTGCCAGGTCCAGATCTTCCATTCTGGGAATCAGCCAAGACTTTCTCCTTTCCAGCCCCCTACAACACATCCCATCCCGCTTTCCTTCCTCAGGGATAATCCGGTGCTCCATCCCTTCTCTCCCGACATCCCCCATCCAGGCTCTTTGTTTCACTCCCCCAGCGCAACCTAGCATCGTATCCTTGGATTCTTCCACCCTTcccagctgggatggggctgatTCCAAGGGAGGAATGCCAGCTCCAGCCTTAGGGAGCCTTTGATCTCCTCCAGGACAAGGTGACCCTTCCAGGAGCCACGGATCCAGCACGTGGTGCCATGACCA
Proteins encoded in this region:
- the LOC138111080 gene encoding pepsin A-like; protein product: MKLLLLLALVGLAQGIQTRVPLKRMKSLRQRLQEQGLLESYLEQHPYNLAAKYFPGIAVEPLENYMDDEYFGTISIGTPPQEFTVVFDTGSSNLWVPSVFCSSPACRNHNRFNPAQSSTFLSTNDTLFIAYGTGSMTGVLGYDTVNVAGINVRNQIFGLAETEPGDFFYYTPFDGILGLAFPSIASSGATPVFDNMMIENLVDRHLFSVYLSRDSQGGSFVLFGAIDPYYVTQGISWIPLSAETYWQITMESVSVNGAPVACSSGCQAIVDTGTTLLAVPVRALRTLLRRLGASPSGEISCEAARNLPDLIFHIHGKEFPVPPRAYVLRSNGYCTLGLQGMDVPTEEGELWILGDVFIREYYVIFDRANNKVGLSRLP